The Vigna unguiculata cultivar IT97K-499-35 chromosome 6, ASM411807v1, whole genome shotgun sequence genome contains a region encoding:
- the LOC114187088 gene encoding dnaJ homolog subfamily B member 4-like — MDYYRILEVDKNVSEEELKKAYRKLAMKWHPDKNPTNKKEAEIRFKQISEAYEVLSDPQKREVYDMYGEGGLKGGMPTRDEGMAGMASFFRTGDGPQPFRFNPRNANNIFAEVFGSSNPFGGMGMGRGFGCGGRGMRGGSWVSRSFGGMFGNDMFREGRPMNEAPRRKASPIQNTLLCSLEELYKGSTRKMKISREIAHASGRVFPVEEILNIEIQPGWKKGTKITFPEKGNEQPNIIAADLVFIIDEKPHSIFTRVGNDLVVTQKISPTEAEALPGYTIQLTTLDGRGLNIAINNATDPDYEEVVTGEGMPISKDPSKKGNLRIKFNIEIPDVVGA, encoded by the exons ATGGACTACTATAGGATTTTGGAGGTTGACAAGAATGTCTCAGAGGAAGAATTGAAGAAAGCCTACAGAAAGCTTGCAATGAAGTGGCACCCCGATAAGAACCCAACCAATAAAAAGGAGGCTGAGATTAGATTCAAACAGATATCTGAAGCCTACGAG GTTCTGAGTGATCCTCAGAAGAGAGAGGTTTATGATATGTATGGAGAAGGTGGGCTTAAAGGTGGAATGCCAACACGGGATGAAGGTATGGCTGGTATGGCTTCCTTCTTCCGAACCGGGGATGGCCCACAACCATTTAGGTTCAATCCCAGAAATGCAAACAACATTTTTGCAGAAGTGTTTGGGAGTTCAAACCCATTTGGGGGAATGGGGATGGGAAGGGGATTTGGGTGTGGTGGCAGAGGCATGAGGGGAGGATCGTGGGTATCAAGGTCTTTTGGTGGAATGTTTGGCAATGACATGTTCAGAGAAGGGAGGCCAATGAATGAAGCTCCACGCCGCAAGGCTTCTCCCATCCAAAATACACTGCTTTGCAGCCTTGAGGAACTCTACAAGGGGAGTACCAGAAAGATGAAAATCTCTAGAGAAATTGCACATGCTAGCGG GAGAGTTTTTCCTGTGGAGGAAATATTGAACATTGAAATCCAACCGGGATGGAAGAAGGGAACCAAAATCACTTTCCCAGAGAAAGGAAATGAGCAGCCAAATATTATTGCAGCTGATCTTGTGTTTATAATTGATGAGAAACCTCACAGTATATTTACAAGGGTTGGTAATGATTTGGTTGTGACACAAAAGATATCACCTACAGAAGCTGAAGCTCTACCAGGCTACACCATCCAACTTACAACTCTGGATGGCAGGGGTCTGAACATCGCCATAAACAACGCCACTGATCCAGATTACGAAGAAGTAGTCACCGGAGAAGGCATGCCAATTTCCAAAGATCCTTCAAAGAAGGGTAACcttaggatcaaattcaacatcGAAATCCCAGACGTAGTCGGTGCCTGA
- the LOC114187087 gene encoding homeobox-DDT domain protein RLT1, which translates to MEAEAENNEVKREENSNDNNNNNESNSKFGNSSEGQSKPKRQMKTPFQLETLEKAYAVENYPSEMMRAELSEKLGLSDRQLQMWFCHRRLKDKKDLPLKKPRKAAALTDSPVEEPKLASEVGAEYGSGSGSGSSPFTRSELRNVVPRGGYYESPQTIMELRAIACVEAQLGEPLREDGPILGVEFDPLPPDAFGAPLAVTDPQKRPSLAYDNKMYERHDVRTNKAIARTFHEYPFLPSQSGIRADVFGQLNLPHLHEPMEGPARTPFPLGNEQPRIHAPQSHSSRVRLLSQPQDKQVIPYPSPPRENDVVPKREPHINITNTGMNSHYTTDHPIVGQEIPYALPGGQVSHNDAVLRMERKRKIDEARVAKEVEAYEMRMRKELEKQDNLRRKSEERLKKEMERQDRERRKEEERLLREKQREEERSKREQRREMERREKFLLKEHLRAEKRRQKEEIRKEKEEERRKAALEKANARRIAKESMELIEDEQLELMELAAASKGLSSIIHIDLDTLQNLESFRDSLCVFPPKSVKLRKPFAIQPWSNSEQNVGNLLMVWRFLITFADVLDLWPFTLDEFVQAFHDYDSRLLGEIHVALLKVIIKDIEDVARTPSTGLGMNQNGAANPGGGHPEIVEGAYAWGFDIRNWQKNLNQLTWPEIFRQLALSAGLGPHLKKRSIAWSYAIDKDEGKSCVDIISTLRNGSAAESAVAKMQERGLLAPRRSRHRLTPGTVKFAAFHVLSLEGSKGLTVLELAEKIQKSGLRDLTTSKTPEASISVALTRDTKLFERIAPSTYCVRDAFRKDPADADSILSEARKKIQIFENGFLAGEDADDVEREEESESDEVDEDPEDDDLVNPLSANQNSEQYDDTNICSSNGKENLGHNIDLIQNEFDTDLPCLPKNGSTGADCPSSVTRPVACGDLNAGNLDQDNMEIDESISGESWILGLAEGEYSDLSVEERLNALVALVGVANEGNSIRVVLEDRLESANALKKQMWADAQIDKVRLKDDNISKLDFPSLTGNKVETQYTYPAAEGHQSPIMLDININDNEASPSTAENQKGAPVALSMPMEKSSSIQDFVIGTGADIPQTQVPAQYSKRSRSQLKSYFAHLAEEMYVYRSLPLGQDRRRNRYWQFVASASSSDPGSGRIFVECHDGKWWLIDSEEAFDSLLTSLDSRGLRESHLRLMLQKIENSFKENVRKRNADCAKNGSKGEVSIKVEASEPFSIPDPNAGSDSPSSILHNLNTDTSEVSSSFKIELGKSESEKKAALRRYHDFQKWLWKECSNSSVLCAMKYGIKRCKPQMDICDICLDLYFVEDSHCSSCHRTFSSNNGFNFSKHAFQCRDKLSKDNCILEYSLPLRTRLLKFLLACMEVSVLSEAFGTNWTDDIRKHWGVKLSKSSSVEELIQILTLFEKALRRDFLSSNFSTTDELLGSSSMLECSGPASTDPESVPVLPWVPLTTAALSLRLFEIDSSISYVKPERLEPSEEKEAREYIRFPSRYTHLKSNREVEPAEFDHDEFTKDKSVPKKIVRSGNKRSRGTNEQGRGKKLAKRVYNSKRDGGRKNAKVTVNLSHKLKQQARGTQGQGAGRGRRTVRKRRVGKRAVEDLLLGHTTANHSSKIDREPLKNLDEEWDREKASPMTPVHIGVAADNSNSAEEVESDYDHAQAVEYDQGNWEVGFNGVPPNRWSRDLVGMSDEDVDASEDDNDNGIEENEDEDSEADVMSEGSDGMGNRVVNVGGSYSALSEDSSD; encoded by the exons ATGGAGGCGGAGGCAGAGAACAACGAGGTGAAGAGGGAAGAAAACAGCaatgacaacaacaacaacaatgaaAGTAACAGCAAATTTGGAAATTCGAGTGAGGGTCAGAGCAAGCCCAAGCGCCAAATGAAGACGCCGTTTCAGCTTGAAACGCTCGAGAAAGCTTATGCTG TGGAGAATTACCCGTCCGAGATGATGAGAGCAGAGTTGTCTGAGAAGTTGGGGTTGTCGGATCGGCAGTTGCAGATGTGGTTCTGTCACCGGCGGTTGAAGGACAAGAAGGACTTGCCGTTGAAAAAGCCGCGTAAGGCTGCGGCGTTAACTGATTCTCCGGTTGAGGAGCCCAAGCTAGCTTCTGAAGTGGGTGCTGAATACGGATCCGGGTCGGGTTCAGGGTCCAGTCCGTTTACCCGTTCGGAGTTGAGGAATGTGGTGCCTAGGGGGGGTTACTATGAGTCGCCACAGACTATAATGGAGCTTAGAGCAATTGCTTGTGTGGAGGCTCAGTTGGGGGAGCCTTTGAGGGAAGATGGACCTATTCTTGGAGTCGAGTTTGATCCCTTGCCACCAGATGCATTTGGGGCACCCTTAG CTGTTACAGATCCTCAAAAGCGGCCTAGTCTTGCCTATGACAATAAAATGTATGAAAGACATGATGTTAGGACAAATAAG GCAATAGCAAGGACATTCCATGAATATCCCTTTCTTCCAAGCCAGTCTGGCATTAGAGCTGATGTTTTTGGACAACTAAACCTGCCCCATTTACATGAACCAATGGAGGGTCCGGCAAGAACTCCTTTTCCCCTTGGAAATGAACAACCTAGAATTCATGCTCCTCAAAGTCATTCTTCTCGTGTTCGTCTTTTGTCTCAACCACAGGACAAGCAAGTGATTCCCTATCCATCTCCCCCTCGAGAAAATGATGTTGTACCCAAAAGGGAACCTCACATAAACATAACTAATACTGGAATGAACTCCCACTATACTACTGATCACCCAATTGTTGGACAAGAAATTCCATATGCTTTACCTGGTGGGCAAGTATCCCATAATGATGCAGTATTGAGGATGGAGAGGAAACGGAAG ATTGATGAAGCCAGAGTTGCAAAGGAAGTTGAAGCTTATGAAATGAGGATGCGGAAAGAGCTTGAGAAACAAGATAACCTCAGACGAAag AGTGAAGAGAGATTGAAGAAGGAAATGGAAAGGCAAGATCGTGAGAGAAGGAAGGAAGAAGAGAGGTTGTTGCGTGAGAAACAGCGAGAAGAGGAAAGATCAAAACGTGAGCAAAGGCGGGAAATGGAGCGTAGGGAAAAGTTTTTGTTGAAAGAACATTTGAGA GCTGAGAAAAGGAGGCAAAAAGAAGAGATCCGCAAAGAGAAGGAGGAAGAGAGGAGGAAAGCTGCACTTGAGAAGGCAAATGCTCGGAGAATAGCTAAAGAATCTATGGAGCTTATTGAGGATGAACAACTGGAATTGATGGAGTTGGCTGCTGCAAGCAAAGGGCTTTCCTCTATTATTCATATTGATCTTGATACTTTGCAGAACCTTGAATCATTTAGGG ATTCATTGTGTGTATTTCCCCCCAAAAGTGTAAAGCTGAGAAAACCATTTGCTATCCAACCCTGGAGCAACTCAGAACAGAATGTTGGCAACCTTCTCATG GTTTGGAGATTCTTGATTACTTTTGCTGATGTTCTTGATTTATGGCCTTTTACTCTTGATGAGTTTGTACAGGCATTTCATGACTAT GATTCTAGATTGTTGGGCGAGATACATGTGGCTCTTCTCAAGGTGATAATAAAGGACATTGAAGATGTTGCTAGGACACCTTCTACAGGATTGGGGATGAATCAAAACGGAGCTGCTAATCCTGGAGGTGGCCATCCAGAGATCGTGGAAGGA GCATATGCATGGGGCTTTGACATACGAAATTGGCAGAAGAACTTGAATCAGTTGACATGGCCAGAAATTTTCCGACAGTTAGCACTGTCTGCAGGATTAGGACCGCATCTGAAGAAAAGAAGTATTGCATGGTCATATGCAATTGATAAAGACGAg GGAAAAAGTTGTGTAGATATCATTTCTACACTTCGTAATGGTTCAGCAGCTGAAAGTGCTGTGGCCAAAATGCAAGAGAGAGGTCTATTAGCTCCCCGAAGATCAAGGCACCGGTTAACTCCTGGAACAGTTAAATTTGCAGCATTTCATGTTCTCTCATTGGAGGGTAGCAAGGGCTTGACAGTACTGGAGCTTGCAGAAAAAATTCAG aaaTCTGGTCTTCGAGACCTAACGACCAGCAAGACTCCTGAAGCATCAATTTCTGTTGCTTTGACAAGAGACACTAAATTGTTTGAAAGAATAGCTCCATCAACATATTGTGTACGAGATGCATTCAGAAAAGATCCTGCTGATGCTGATTCCATTCTTTCAGAAGCAAGAAAGAAAATTCAGATATTTGAAAATGGGTTTCTAGCTGGTGAAGATGCTGATGATGTTGAAAGAGAAGAGGAGTCAGAAAGTGATGAAGTTGATGAGGATCCTGAAGATGATGATTTAGTGAATCCTTTGAGTGCAAACCAAAATTCTGAACAGTATGATGACACAAACATTTGCTCAtcaaatggaaaagaaaatttgggtcACAACATAGATCTTATTCAAAATGAGTTTGATACAGATTTACCCTGTCTTCCTAAGAATGGTTCAACGGGTGCTGATTGTCCCAGTTCTGTCACTAGACCTGTTGCTTGTGGAGATTTAAATGCTGGGAATCTTGATCAAGATAATATGGAAATTGATGAAAGCATATCTGGAGAGTCCTGGATTCTAGGACTTGCAGAAGGAGAATATTCTGATCTCAGCGTAGAGGAGCGTCTAAATGCTCTTGTTGCTTTGGTTGGTGTGGCAAATGAAGGAAATTCAATCCGTGTTGTCCTTGAG GATCGACTGGAATCAGCAAATGCTCTGAAGAAACAAATGTGGGCAGATGCACAGATTGATAAAGTTCGTCTGAAAGATGATAATATTAGTAAATTAGACTTTCCATCTCTTACTGGAAATAAAGTTGAAACACAATACACATATCCAGCTGCGGAGGGACACCAAAGCCCAATAATGCTTGACATTAATATTAACGATAATGAAGCATCACCCAGCACTGCAGAGAACCAAAAGGGAGCTCCTGTTGCACTAAGCATGCCTATGGAGAAGTCCTCATCAATTCAAGATTTTGTCATTGGTACTGGTGCAGACATCCCTCAGACTCAAGTACCTGCACAATATTCCAAAAGGTCACGTTCACAGTTGAAATCTTATTTTGCCCACTTAGCGGAGGAGATGTATGTCTACAGGTCGTTACCCCTTGGCCAAGATCGCAGACGTAATCGATATTGGCAGTTTGTTGCATCTGCATCTAGCAGTGATCCTGGTTCTGGCAGGATTTTTGTTGAATGTCATGATGGCAAGTGGTGGCTCATTGATTCTGAAGAG GCCTTTGATTCTCTTTTGACATCATTGGATTCACGTGGGCTCAGGGAATCTCATTTGCGCTTAATGTTGCAAAAGATTGAGAATTCCTTTAAAGAAAACGTTCGTAAGAGGAATGCAGATTGTGCCAAAAATGGAAGCAAAGGCGAAGTTTCTATTAAAGTTGAAGCTAGTGAACCATTTTCCATCCCTGACCCCAATGCTGGATCTGACAGTCCTAGCAGTATCCTCCATAACTTGAACACTGATACATCTGAAGTTTCATCGTCCTTCAAAATTGAGCTTGGGAaaagtgaaagtgagaagaaAGCTGCCTTGAGAAGGTATCATGATTTTCAGAAGTGGTTGTGGAAAGAATGCTCTAATTCATCAGTTTTATGTGCAATGAAATATGGGATAAAGAGATGCAAACCTCAGATGGACATTTGTGATATCTGTCTCGATCTTTATTTTGTTGAAGACTCCCATTGCAGTTCCTGCCACCGGACCTTTTCCTCAAATAAtggatttaatttttctaaGCATGCATTTCAATGTCGAGACAAATTATCCAAAGATAATTGTATTTTGGAATACTCTCTTCCCTTGCGGACAAGATTGCTTAAGTTCCTGTTGGCTTGTATGGAG GTATCTGTTCTATCTGAAGCATTTGGAACAAATTGGACCGATGATATTAGGAAGCACTGGGGTGTAAAGTTGAGCAAATCATCTTCTGTTGAGGAACTTATACAG ATATTGACCCTATTTGAGAAAGCACTACGGCGAGATTTTCTGTCATCTAACTTCTCTACAACAGATGAATTGTTGGGATCAAGCAGTATGTTAGAATGTTCTGGGCCGGCTTCAACTGATCCTGAATCTGTTCCTGTCCTTCCATGGGTTCCACTAACAACTGCTGCTTTGTCTCTCAGACTTTTTGAGATTGATTCATCCATCAGCTATGTAAAGCCCGAAAGACTAGAGCCTTCTGAGGAAAAAGAAGCAAGAGAATACATA AGGTTTCCATCAAGATATACTCACTTGAAATCTAATAGGGAGGTTGAACCAGCAGAATTCGACCATGATGAATTCACTAAAGATAAATCTGTTCCTAAGAAAATTGTACGAAGTGGCAATAAACGTAGTCGAGGGACTAATGAACAAGGACGGGGCAAAAAACTGGCTAAAAGAGTGTACAATTCCAAACGAGATGGTGGTCGGAAGAATGCTAAGGTCACTGTCAATCTAAGTCACAAACTAAAACAGCAGGCACGAGGAACACAAGGACAAGGTGCTGGGCGAGGTCGCCGAACGGTAAGAAAGCGGAGAGTGGGAAAGCGAGCTGTTGAAGATTTGTTGCTGGGCCATACAACAGCCAACCATAGCTCCAAGATTGATAGAGAACCACTGAAAAACTTGGATGAGGAATGGGATAGAGAAAAGGCAAGTCCCATGACTCCAGTGCACATTGGGGTTGCTGCTGACAATAGTAATAGTGCCGAAGAGGTAGAATCTGATTATGACCATGCTCAAGCTGTGGAATATGATCAAGGAAACTGGGAGGTAGGTTTTAACGGCGTTCCCCCCAACAGATGGAGTAGGGATTTGGTTGGAATGAGTGACGAAGATGTGGATGCTTCTGAAGACGACAATGACAATGGCATTGAAGAGAATGAAGATGAGGATTCAGAAGCGGATGTTATGAGTGAGGGTTCAGATGGGATGGGAAATAGGGTAGTAAACGTTGGAGGCTCATACTCAGCTTTGTCTGAAGATTCTTCAGATTAG
- the LOC114187544 gene encoding protein DMP4-like, translating to MDIKIESEKDEERVALLRDSEVPEAERNLIQKAISQTFQSTAHLANLLPTGTVLAFQLLSPIFTNLGNCDSVSKAMTAALVSLCAASCFLLCLTDSFRDNKGNICYGFATRRGLWVIDGSTTLPPQLAAKYCLKFIDIVHAVMSVLVFAAIALFDQNVVNCFFPAPSTQIQEILTALPVGIGVLGSMFFVAFPTQRHGIGFPLSTN from the coding sequence ATGGACATCAAAATAGAAAGTGAGAAGGATGAAGAAAGGGTGGCACTGCTGAGAGATAGTGAGGTGCCAGAAGCAGAGAGGAACCTCATTCAGAAAGCCATTAGTCAGACATTTCAGAGCACTGCTCATTTGGCCAACCTTTTACCAACTGGCACAGTTCTTGCTTTCCAACTTCTGTCTCCGATCTTCACAAACCTTGGCAACTGTGACTCTGTCAGCAAGGCCATGACTGCTGCACTTGTATCTCTCTGTGCTGCTTCCTGCTTCCTGTTATGTTTAACTGATAGCTTCAGAGACAACAAGGGGAACATCTGCTATGGGTTTGCCACCCGCAGGGGCTTGTGGGTCATTGATGGATCAACCACTCTTCCACCTCAACTTGCTGCAAAATATTGCCTCAAGTTCATAGATATCGTGCATGCAGTGATGTCAGTTTTGGTGTTTGCAGCAATTGCGTTGTTTGATCAAAATGTGGTGAATTGCTTCTTTCCCGCACCCTCAACTCAGATACAGGAAATCCTCACGGCATTGCCAGTGGGAATTGGCGTTTTGGGCAGCATGTTCTTTGTTGCGTTTCCTACACAGAGGCATGGAATTGGATTCCCCCtttcaacaaattaa